One window of Cydia fagiglandana chromosome 19, ilCydFagi1.1, whole genome shotgun sequence genomic DNA carries:
- the LOC134674129 gene encoding uncharacterized protein LOC134674129, with product MSLETAHIKEAEAVCVKTGPGEVCVKTEPGEVCVKTEPGEVCVKTEPGEVCVKTEPGEVCVKTEPEEPCVKEEQECEDSVLRGVSALHTDHEVKYELVLGPEEWHRPKASQDDMLRLNMAAGDGASDEGEPMLFKDLLIKPEWNEDETSDEMSLEVHLVDAASDEDCVSVEVHLVDAASDEDCVSGEYCDTTILRHRPPHVRERAWAIVTTLAHCGLETSYKYTYEFLR from the exons ATGTCACTAGAGACAGCACATATCAAGGAGGCAGAGGCTGTGTGTGTGAAGACAGGACCCGGAGAGGTGTGTGTGAAGACAGAGCCCGGAGAGGTGTGTGTGAAGACGGAGCCCGGAGAGGTGTGTGTGAAGACGGAGCCCGGAGAGGTGTGTGTGAAGACGGAGCCTGGAGAGGTGTGTGTGAAGACGGAGCCTGAAGAGCCATGTGTGAAGGAAGAGCAGGAGTGTGAAGACAGCGTGCTGAGAGGAGTCAGCGCGTTGCATACCGACCACGAGGTCAAGTACGAGCTGGTGCTGGGCCCCGAGGAGTGGCACCGCCCTAAAGCATCTCAAG ATGACATGCTCCGGTTAAACATGGCGGCCGGAGACGGGGCGAGCGACGAGGGTGAGCCGATGTTGT TTAAAGATCTCCTAATCAAGCCAGAATGGAACGAAGATGAGACAAGTGATGAGATGTCGC TGGAGGTGCACCTGGTGGACGCGGCGAGTGACGAGGACTGCGTGTCGG TGGAGGTGCACCTGGTGGACGCGGCGAGTGACGAGGACTGCGTGTCGGGTGAGTACTGCGACACCACGATACTACGGCACAGGCCTCCTCACGTGCGCGAGagagcttgggctatagtcacCACGTTGGCCCACTGCGGATTGGAGACTTCATATAagtacacctatgaatttcttcgctgA